The Rhizobium sp. BT03 genome has a window encoding:
- the nadE gene encoding ammonia-dependent NAD(+) synthetase — protein sequence MTVLFDEQGEIIRELGVAAEIDPEREIERRTAFLKDYLVGSGMRGYVLGISGGVDSLTAALLAQKAVRELRDSGHAAEFIAVRLPYGVQADEADADRALATIGPDRSMVVNIKAAADAMLAAAQDGGLAFADAGRQDFILGNIKARQRMIAQFALAGALGGLVIGTDHAAEAVMGFFTKFGDGAADILPLAGLNKRRVRLLAKRLGAPDELIFKVPTADLEDQRPLRPDEEAYGVSYDEIDDFLEGRPVGEIARRRILAAYRATAHKRALPVAVNAL from the coding sequence ATGACTGTGCTGTTCGACGAACAAGGCGAGATCATTCGCGAACTGGGTGTCGCCGCCGAGATCGATCCCGAGCGGGAGATCGAACGGCGAACTGCTTTCCTCAAGGATTATCTCGTCGGCTCGGGCATGCGCGGCTACGTCCTCGGCATCAGCGGCGGCGTCGATTCGCTGACGGCGGCTTTGCTGGCTCAGAAGGCCGTGCGCGAGCTGCGTGACAGCGGCCATGCGGCCGAATTTATCGCCGTACGCCTTCCCTATGGTGTCCAGGCGGACGAGGCCGATGCGGATAGGGCGCTTGCAACGATCGGTCCCGACCGCTCGATGGTGGTCAACATCAAGGCGGCGGCGGATGCGATGCTGGCCGCCGCTCAAGATGGCGGCCTTGCCTTTGCCGATGCCGGCCGGCAGGATTTCATCCTCGGCAACATCAAGGCGCGCCAGCGCATGATCGCCCAGTTCGCCCTTGCCGGCGCGCTCGGCGGCCTCGTCATCGGCACCGATCATGCCGCCGAGGCGGTCATGGGCTTCTTCACCAAATTCGGCGATGGCGCCGCCGATATCCTGCCGCTCGCCGGCCTCAACAAGCGCCGCGTGCGCCTGCTGGCAAAGCGGCTCGGTGCGCCTGATGAGCTGATCTTCAAGGTCCCGACCGCCGATCTCGAAGACCAGCGGCCGCTGCGCCCTGACGAGGAGGCCTATGGCGTCAGTTATGACGAGATCGACGATTTCCTCGAAGGCAGGCCGGTCGGCGAGATCGCCCGCCGCCGCATCCTCGCCGCCTATCGGGCGACCGCCCATAAGCGCGCTCTGCCGGTGGCCGTCAACGCGCTCTGA
- a CDS encoding TetR/AcrR family transcriptional regulator, whose protein sequence is MKDEKKRGRPRGFDAKAALGKARDVFWDRGFAAASLDNLSAATNLNRPSLYGAFGDKEDLYLDTLEGYRQDGMDALAEALDPSLPLRDNLARVYAGALAVYLHGATAARGCLLIGTATVEAVERERVREVLGRSLSDFDGEIEKRMRLAVERGELPESADPQTLARLASAVMHSLAVRARAGDSRETLEAIARSGVELICGSARS, encoded by the coding sequence ATGAAGGATGAGAAGAAGCGCGGCCGCCCGAGGGGCTTCGACGCCAAGGCCGCACTTGGCAAGGCGCGGGACGTCTTCTGGGACCGGGGCTTTGCCGCCGCCTCGCTCGATAATCTGAGTGCTGCGACCAACCTCAACCGCCCGAGCCTCTACGGCGCCTTCGGCGACAAGGAGGATCTCTATCTCGATACGCTGGAAGGTTATCGGCAGGACGGCATGGATGCGCTCGCCGAAGCGCTCGATCCGTCGCTGCCACTGCGTGACAATCTCGCCCGCGTCTATGCCGGCGCATTGGCGGTCTATCTGCATGGTGCAACCGCTGCCCGCGGCTGTCTGCTGATCGGCACGGCGACCGTCGAGGCGGTCGAGCGCGAGCGGGTCCGCGAGGTGCTCGGCCGCAGCCTCAGCGATTTCGACGGCGAGATCGAAAAGCGCATGCGCCTCGCCGTCGAACGCGGCGAGCTTCCCGAGAGCGCCGATCCGCAGACGCTGGCAAGGCTCGCTTCCGCCGTCATGCATTCGCTCGCCGTGCGCGCCCGCGCCGGCGACAGCCGCGAGACGCTGGAGGCGATCGCCCGCTCAGGCGTCGAGCTGATCTGCGGCAGCGCGCGCAGTTGA
- a CDS encoding LysR family transcriptional regulator, producing the protein MDRLTSLTVFGRVVECGGFSAAARRLNMSVTMVGNHVQSLEDRLGVRLLNRTTRKVSLTETGKYYYERSSQILAELDEADRTAGALSTTPRGTLKVYTSSAIVRFLLPVVSEYMELYPSIALDFSIGERMVDMIEDGYDLVIRTVPPPDSSLVARKLTPWRHVLVCSPVYFESHPMPQKPAEVADHNCLQYAYYPYGEEWRFEDGEGRQESVKIGGNAVSNSAEMLRFLTLNGKGIFLAPSFVVFDDIAEGRLVKIMPDYRPVEFSINAVYPNRSHLATKVRLFIDLLAERFAEHRKWMT; encoded by the coding sequence ATGGATCGGCTGACAAGCCTCACAGTCTTTGGCCGCGTGGTGGAATGCGGCGGTTTTTCCGCCGCCGCGCGCCGGCTCAACATGTCGGTCACCATGGTCGGCAATCACGTGCAATCGCTGGAGGATCGGCTCGGCGTCAGGCTCCTCAACCGCACGACGCGCAAGGTCAGCCTGACGGAAACCGGCAAATATTACTACGAACGCTCCTCGCAGATCCTTGCAGAACTCGACGAGGCCGACCGGACGGCGGGCGCACTCAGCACCACGCCGCGCGGCACGCTGAAGGTCTATACCAGCAGCGCCATCGTGCGCTTCCTGCTGCCCGTCGTCAGCGAATATATGGAGCTTTATCCGTCGATCGCGCTCGATTTCAGCATCGGCGAGCGGATGGTCGACATGATCGAGGACGGCTACGATCTGGTGATCCGCACCGTGCCGCCACCGGATTCATCGCTCGTCGCGCGCAAGCTGACGCCCTGGCGTCATGTGCTCGTCTGCTCGCCGGTCTATTTCGAAAGCCATCCGATGCCGCAAAAACCGGCCGAGGTCGCCGATCACAATTGCCTGCAATATGCCTATTACCCCTATGGCGAGGAATGGCGCTTCGAGGATGGCGAAGGCCGGCAGGAAAGTGTCAAGATCGGCGGTAACGCCGTCTCCAACAGCGCCGAGATGCTGCGTTTCCTGACGCTGAACGGAAAAGGCATCTTCCTGGCGCCGAGCTTCGTGGTCTTCGACGACATCGCCGAAGGACGGCTGGTGAAGATCATGCCGGACTACCGCCCGGTCGAATTCAGCATCAACGCCGTCTATCCCAACCGTAGCCATCTGGCGACCAAGGTAAGGCTGTTCATCGACTTGCTTGCGGAGAGATTTGCGGAGCATCGGAAGTGGATGACGTGA
- a CDS encoding multidrug efflux MFS transporter, whose product MTDTQLDAASVKAGSIHWKRNLAVSLIGSFTTIVAMTLLLPFLPLYVEELGVADHAAIVQWSGIAYGATFLAAALVAPLWGRLGDIYGRKLMLVRASLGMTLAISLMGMAGNVWQLVALRLFVGLAGGYSSGSMVLVATQTPKERSAWALGVLSCGIMAGNLVGPLVGGVLPPVIGIRGTFLAAGAMIFLAFLATALLIKEEKSPARKQAAKASGGWKSIPDKRPVVAMLATGMLLMFANMSIEPIITVYVAQIVPVATQVTKISGLVMSAAALGSILSASWLGRLADRIGHWPVISGALALAGLLLIPQAFVTSSWQLIILRFLMGAALGGLLPCITAVIRHSVPDSAAGGILGLSVSSQYIGQVAGPILGGFVGGHIGMRAVFLGTSVLLLTGAAYAWMVRPRTTEAGSGSTARAAADQLDA is encoded by the coding sequence ATGACCGATACGCAATTGGACGCGGCGAGCGTCAAGGCAGGCTCGATCCACTGGAAGCGCAACCTCGCCGTCTCGCTGATCGGCTCCTTCACCACCATCGTGGCGATGACGCTGCTGCTGCCTTTCCTGCCGCTCTATGTCGAGGAGCTCGGGGTGGCCGACCATGCGGCGATCGTGCAATGGTCGGGCATCGCCTATGGCGCCACCTTCCTGGCCGCCGCCCTCGTGGCGCCGCTCTGGGGGCGGCTCGGCGACATTTACGGCCGCAAGCTGATGCTGGTGCGCGCCAGCCTCGGCATGACGCTGGCGATCTCGCTGATGGGCATGGCTGGCAATGTCTGGCAGCTGGTGGCGCTGCGCCTCTTCGTCGGGCTTGCCGGCGGTTATTCCTCCGGCTCGATGGTGCTGGTGGCGACGCAGACGCCGAAGGAGCGCTCGGCCTGGGCGCTCGGCGTGCTTTCTTGCGGCATCATGGCCGGCAATCTTGTCGGGCCGCTGGTCGGCGGGGTGCTGCCGCCTGTTATCGGCATCCGCGGCACGTTTCTCGCTGCCGGGGCGATGATCTTCCTCGCCTTTCTCGCCACCGCCCTGCTGATCAAGGAGGAGAAGTCGCCAGCCCGCAAACAGGCGGCCAAGGCAAGCGGCGGCTGGAAATCCATTCCCGATAAACGGCCCGTCGTCGCCATGCTGGCGACGGGCATGCTGTTGATGTTCGCCAATATGTCGATCGAGCCGATCATCACCGTCTATGTCGCGCAGATCGTGCCGGTCGCAACGCAAGTGACGAAGATCTCGGGGCTCGTCATGTCGGCCGCCGCGCTCGGCAGCATTCTTTCCGCCTCATGGCTCGGCAGGCTCGCCGACAGGATCGGCCACTGGCCGGTCATATCCGGCGCGCTCGCCCTCGCCGGGCTGCTTTTGATCCCGCAGGCCTTTGTCACCAGTTCCTGGCAGCTGATCATCCTGCGCTTCCTGATGGGGGCCGCCCTCGGCGGGCTCCTGCCCTGCATTACCGCCGTCATCCGCCACAGCGTGCCGGACAGCGCGGCCGGCGGCATTCTCGGCCTGTCCGTCTCCTCGCAATATATCGGCCAGGTGGCCGGCCCTATTCTCGGCGGCTTCGTCGGCGGCCATATCGGCATGCGGGCGGTTTTCCTCGGCACCTCGGTGCTGCTTCTTACCGGCGCCGCCTATGCCTGGATGGTGCGGCCCAGGACGACTGAGGCCGGATCGGGATCAACTGCGCGCGCTGCCGCAGATCAGCTCGACGCCTGA
- a CDS encoding sulfite exporter TauE/SafE family protein, whose product MTSDIFFFIVVGFCAQIVDGALGMAFGVLSTTSLLAFGVPAANASAMTHVTEMFTTAASGISHAYHRNVDWRLVARLAPAGMIGGAIGAYLLANIDGKVIAPFVSAYLIAIGLLILYKAFRPPGKREVRDWAVPPVGFCGGILDAIGGGGWGPVVTSTLVGRGHDLKRVIGSTNFTEFAVTLTISLTFILTLGWSELNSAIGLIIGGVIAAPFGAILVKRLPVRALMVAVSMVIIATSAIRLF is encoded by the coding sequence ATGACATCGGACATCTTCTTTTTCATCGTGGTGGGCTTCTGTGCGCAGATCGTCGATGGCGCACTCGGCATGGCCTTCGGCGTGCTGTCGACGACGAGCCTTCTCGCCTTCGGCGTGCCGGCGGCCAATGCCAGCGCCATGACGCATGTGACGGAGATGTTCACGACCGCCGCATCGGGGATCTCGCATGCCTATCATCGCAATGTCGACTGGCGGCTGGTGGCGCGGCTCGCACCGGCCGGCATGATCGGCGGGGCGATCGGCGCCTATCTGCTGGCCAATATCGACGGCAAGGTGATCGCGCCCTTCGTGTCGGCCTATCTGATCGCCATCGGCTTGTTGATTCTCTACAAGGCCTTTCGGCCGCCAGGCAAGCGCGAGGTGCGTGACTGGGCCGTGCCGCCCGTCGGCTTTTGCGGCGGCATTCTCGATGCGATCGGCGGCGGCGGATGGGGACCTGTCGTCACCAGCACGCTGGTCGGGCGCGGCCACGATCTGAAACGGGTGATCGGCTCGACCAATTTCACCGAATTCGCGGTGACGCTGACGATTTCGCTGACCTTCATCCTGACGCTCGGCTGGTCGGAGCTCAATTCGGCGATCGGCCTGATCATCGGCGGCGTCATCGCCGCCCCTTTCGGCGCCATCCTGGTCAAGCGGCTGCCGGTGCGGGCGCTGATGGTGGCTGTCTCGATGGTCATCATCGCGACATCGGCGATACGGCTCTTCTAA
- a CDS encoding MDR family MFS transporter, protein MATLQIAANSNSLTRPAAAAPAQSAAISPVRMWMAVVGSTLGAFMAVLNIQIVNASLADIQGAIGAGTDDGGWISTSYLIAEIVVIPLSGWLTRVFSLRNYLLVNAILFLIFSVACAFAANLQQMIVLRAIQGFSGGVLIPMAFTIIITLLPKAKQPIGLALFALSATFAPAIGPTIGGYLTENWGWEYIFYVNLVPGVLMIGLLFASLDRAPMNLKLLSKGDWPGIVTMAIGLAALQTVLEEGNKEDWFGSDFILRLSVISAVSLTLFLVIELKTAQPLLNLRLLLRRNFGFGIVANFLLGIALYGSVFVLPIYLARIQGYNSEQIGMVLAWTGIPQLLLIPLVPRLMKRFDVRLLIVVGFALFAVSNFMNVHMTGDYASDQLFWPNIVRAIGQALVFTPLSAIATSGIEPENAGSASSLFNMMRNLGGAVGIASLQTFLSKREQFHSNILTNSVSVFEEATRDRVAKLTAYFMNHGVSDQALAGHKAVVAIALKIRRQANIMAFSDAFFLLGVALVVALLAILLLKKPGQLAGGGAH, encoded by the coding sequence ATGGCCACCCTTCAGATCGCCGCAAACAGCAATTCGCTCACGCGCCCCGCCGCGGCGGCGCCCGCCCAATCCGCCGCCATCAGCCCGGTCCGCATGTGGATGGCCGTCGTCGGCTCGACGCTCGGCGCCTTCATGGCGGTCCTCAACATCCAGATCGTCAACGCCTCGCTTGCCGATATCCAGGGCGCTATCGGCGCCGGCACGGATGACGGCGGCTGGATCTCGACCTCCTATCTGATCGCCGAGATCGTCGTCATCCCCTTGAGCGGCTGGCTGACCCGGGTCTTCTCGCTGCGCAATTACCTGCTCGTCAACGCCATCCTCTTCCTGATCTTCTCCGTCGCCTGCGCCTTTGCGGCCAATCTGCAGCAGATGATCGTCCTGCGCGCTATTCAGGGTTTTTCCGGCGGGGTGCTGATCCCGATGGCCTTCACCATCATCATCACCCTGCTGCCCAAGGCGAAGCAGCCGATCGGCCTGGCGCTTTTTGCCCTTTCGGCCACCTTCGCACCGGCCATCGGCCCGACCATCGGCGGATATCTCACCGAGAACTGGGGCTGGGAATATATTTTCTATGTCAATCTGGTGCCCGGCGTGCTGATGATCGGCCTGCTCTTTGCCTCGCTCGACCGGGCGCCGATGAACCTGAAGCTGCTTTCCAAGGGCGACTGGCCCGGTATCGTCACCATGGCGATCGGTCTGGCCGCCCTGCAGACCGTGCTGGAAGAGGGCAACAAGGAAGACTGGTTCGGCTCCGACTTCATCCTGCGCCTGTCGGTTATATCAGCCGTCTCGCTGACGCTGTTCTTGGTCATCGAGCTGAAGACGGCCCAGCCGCTGCTGAACCTGCGTCTGCTGCTGCGCCGCAATTTCGGCTTCGGCATCGTCGCCAATTTCCTGCTCGGCATCGCGCTTTATGGTTCGGTCTTCGTGCTGCCGATCTATCTCGCCCGTATCCAGGGCTATAATTCCGAGCAGATCGGCATGGTGCTCGCATGGACAGGCATCCCGCAGCTACTGCTGATCCCGCTGGTGCCGCGCCTGATGAAGCGTTTCGACGTCCGCCTGCTCATCGTCGTCGGCTTTGCCCTGTTTGCCGTCTCGAACTTCATGAACGTGCATATGACCGGCGATTATGCCAGCGACCAGCTGTTCTGGCCGAATATCGTGCGGGCCATTGGCCAGGCGCTCGTCTTCACGCCCCTTTCGGCGATCGCCACATCAGGCATCGAGCCGGAAAATGCCGGCTCGGCGTCATCACTCTTCAACATGATGCGCAATCTCGGCGGCGCGGTCGGCATTGCCTCACTGCAGACTTTCCTGTCGAAGCGCGAACAGTTCCACTCGAACATCCTGACCAATTCGGTCTCCGTCTTCGAGGAGGCCACCCGCGATCGTGTCGCGAAGCTGACGGCCTATTTCATGAACCACGGCGTCAGCGATCAGGCGCTCGCCGGCCACAAGGCCGTCGTCGCCATCGCTCTCAAAATACGCCGGCAGGCCAATATCATGGCCTTCAGCGACGCGTTCTTCCTGCTCGGCGTCGCCCTCGTCGTCGCTCTGCTTGCGATCCTGCTTCTGAAGAAACCCGGTCAACTCGCGGGCGGCGGCGCCCACTAG
- a CDS encoding HlyD family secretion protein: MVELPRKDVFESAKEAELIVAEEAARAPAAEAPPVPLAEAPVAQAPARTGRRIVKRVVIAAALLAGVALSGDFGYRYWTVGRFIESTDDAYVKADYTTVAPKVAGYIRQVLVNDNDPVKSGQVLARIDDRDFQAALSQARAAVKAADAAIANIDAQIALQQSVIGQAKATIDASQASLDFAVSDAARSARLISSGAGTQSRAEQSQSARDQAAAAVERDRAALVAAENKVPVLNSQRQQAAAERDRAAAAAHQAELNLSYTDIVAAVDGTVGARSIRVGQYVTSGTQLMAVVPLHAVYVVANFKETQLTHVRPGQPVEIKVDSFPDMAIRGHVDSVSPASGLEFSLLPPDNATGNFTKIVQRIPVKIVIDDEALSGLLRSGMSVEPEIDTKAAQTSAAEEGLSRHAG; the protein is encoded by the coding sequence ATGGTTGAGTTACCGCGCAAGGATGTTTTCGAAAGCGCCAAAGAGGCCGAGTTGATCGTGGCTGAAGAAGCCGCCAGGGCGCCGGCCGCCGAGGCGCCTCCTGTGCCGCTCGCCGAAGCCCCGGTTGCGCAAGCGCCGGCGAGGACCGGCCGCAGGATCGTCAAGCGCGTGGTCATCGCCGCGGCACTGCTTGCCGGCGTCGCCCTATCAGGCGATTTCGGCTACCGCTATTGGACGGTCGGCCGCTTCATCGAATCCACTGACGATGCCTATGTGAAGGCCGATTACACCACCGTTGCCCCGAAGGTCGCCGGCTATATCAGGCAGGTGCTGGTCAACGACAACGACCCGGTCAAATCAGGCCAGGTTCTCGCCCGCATCGACGACCGCGACTTCCAGGCCGCGCTGTCGCAGGCGAGGGCCGCCGTGAAGGCGGCCGATGCTGCGATCGCCAATATCGACGCCCAGATCGCCCTGCAGCAGTCGGTCATCGGCCAGGCCAAGGCGACGATCGATGCATCGCAGGCGTCGCTGGATTTTGCCGTTTCCGATGCCGCCCGCTCGGCCCGGCTGATCAGCAGCGGCGCCGGCACGCAATCGCGCGCCGAACAGAGCCAGTCGGCCCGCGACCAGGCTGCCGCCGCCGTCGAGCGCGACCGGGCGGCTCTCGTTGCGGCCGAGAACAAGGTGCCGGTGCTCAACAGCCAGCGTCAGCAGGCTGCTGCCGAGCGCGACCGGGCGGCCGCAGCCGCGCATCAGGCCGAACTCAACCTGTCCTATACTGATATCGTCGCCGCCGTTGACGGCACGGTCGGCGCCCGTTCGATCCGCGTCGGCCAATATGTCACCTCGGGCACGCAGCTGATGGCCGTCGTGCCGCTGCATGCCGTCTATGTCGTCGCCAATTTCAAGGAGACGCAACTGACCCATGTCCGCCCCGGCCAGCCGGTCGAGATCAAGGTCGACAGCTTTCCCGACATGGCGATCAGAGGCCATGTCGACAGTGTTTCGCCGGCGAGCGGCCTGGAATTCTCGCTGCTGCCGCCTGACAACGCCACCGGCAACTTCACCAAGATCGTCCAGCGCATCCCGGTCAAGATCGTCATCGACGACGAGGCGCTGAGCGGCCTGTTGCGCTCCGGCATGTCGGTCGAACCCGAAATCGATACCAAGGCTGCGCAGACCTCTGCGGCCGAGGAGGGATTATCCCGCCACGCCGGATAA
- the gstA gene encoding glutathione transferase GstA: protein MKLYMNAAACSLSPHIVCRELGLDIELVEVNRENHRTSDGKDYLAINGNGYVPALMLDDGKVLTEGPAIAQFLADSVPQGAAMLPEVGNISRNEVQSYLNFISAELHKPMVLLFEPAYASVHAQIRAQVAKRLAWLSGRFAGPYLTGEAFTVADAYLFVCLNWTPWTQINLKQWPALHAFMARVAARPKVREALRAEDLQAFDVDGVYFAPNVYLASSDWTGSPVQP, encoded by the coding sequence ATGAAACTCTATATGAACGCCGCGGCCTGCTCGCTTTCACCGCATATCGTCTGCCGGGAGCTGGGGCTCGATATCGAGCTCGTCGAGGTCAACAGGGAAAACCACCGGACGAGCGACGGCAAGGACTATCTCGCCATCAACGGCAACGGCTATGTGCCGGCGCTGATGCTCGACGACGGCAAGGTGCTGACCGAGGGACCGGCGATCGCGCAGTTCCTCGCCGACAGCGTGCCGCAAGGTGCGGCGATGCTGCCCGAGGTCGGCAATATCAGCCGCAACGAGGTGCAATCCTATCTGAATTTCATCTCCGCCGAACTGCACAAGCCGATGGTGCTGCTGTTCGAGCCGGCTTATGCCAGCGTGCATGCGCAGATCCGCGCCCAGGTCGCAAAGCGGCTTGCCTGGCTGAGCGGCCGTTTTGCCGGACCCTATCTGACCGGCGAGGCCTTCACCGTGGCGGACGCCTATCTCTTCGTCTGCCTGAACTGGACGCCCTGGACCCAGATCAATCTCAAGCAATGGCCGGCGCTGCACGCTTTCATGGCCCGTGTGGCGGCCCGCCCGAAGGTGCGCGAAGCGCTGCGGGCCGAAGATCTCCAGGCCTTCGACGTCGACGGCGTCTATTTCGCGCCGAATGTCTATCTCGCCTCGTCGGACTGGACGGGTTCGCCGGTACAGCCCTGA
- a CDS encoding adenylate/guanylate cyclase domain-containing protein, whose product MTTAIYAPTAERQTDAVGTRALLAIIEWLSGDECHALDEAGLVSGLGRRLQALGLPVDRLTLHLMTLHPELVGRTIAWAPGEPVEIHDREHGARAAIANTPLRKVMETREPLVVGPGESVHGRWQHIDVFADRGLMQLVIAPLCNIDGPVGAAVFATRRPVGFTASERQVIERILPALRNTSELRILRQVELSLLDTYVGPLTASRILAGRIRQGEIESMEAALLLCDLRGFTELSNKLPGSTVLGLLNAYFDRVVPAITREGGEVLKFMGDAVLAFFPGYAAAHACGAALASARAILDEIDRFQYDGIGVKAGIALHYGEVSYGNIGSGRRLDFTLIGRDVNLVSRIQTACSELGAVLLMSAPFREKAGAGDVVSVGPHGLKGFADPAELFTIMR is encoded by the coding sequence ATGACAACCGCGATCTATGCTCCAACCGCCGAACGGCAGACCGATGCCGTCGGCACCCGCGCGCTGCTTGCCATCATCGAATGGCTCTCCGGCGACGAATGCCATGCGCTCGACGAAGCAGGCCTCGTCTCCGGCCTCGGCCGCCGGCTTCAGGCGCTCGGTCTGCCGGTCGATCGGCTGACCCTGCATCTGATGACGCTGCATCCCGAGCTCGTCGGCCGCACCATTGCCTGGGCGCCGGGCGAACCGGTCGAGATCCACGACCGCGAACATGGCGCGCGGGCCGCGATAGCAAACACGCCGCTGCGCAAGGTCATGGAAACCCGGGAACCGCTGGTCGTCGGCCCTGGCGAAAGCGTGCACGGCCGCTGGCAGCATATCGACGTCTTCGCCGATCGCGGGCTGATGCAGCTTGTCATCGCGCCGCTCTGCAACATCGACGGGCCGGTCGGCGCCGCCGTCTTCGCCACGAGGCGGCCGGTCGGCTTCACAGCCTCCGAACGTCAGGTGATCGAGCGCATTCTGCCGGCGCTGCGCAACACCAGCGAGCTGCGTATTCTTCGTCAGGTCGAGCTCAGCCTGCTCGATACCTATGTCGGCCCGCTGACCGCAAGCCGGATTCTGGCCGGCCGCATCCGCCAGGGCGAAATCGAATCGATGGAGGCCGCCCTGCTGCTCTGCGATCTGCGCGGCTTCACCGAGCTGTCGAATAAACTCCCCGGCAGCACCGTGCTTGGGCTGCTCAACGCCTATTTCGACCGGGTCGTCCCGGCCATTACCCGGGAAGGCGGCGAAGTGCTGAAATTCATGGGCGACGCCGTGCTTGCCTTCTTTCCCGGCTACGCTGCGGCCCATGCCTGCGGCGCAGCCCTGGCATCGGCCCGCGCCATCCTCGATGAGATCGACCGCTTCCAGTACGACGGCATCGGCGTGAAGGCCGGCATCGCCCTGCACTACGGCGAGGTCAGCTACGGCAATATCGGCTCCGGCCGGCGTCTCGACTTCACCCTGATCGGCCGCGACGTCAATCTGGTCAGCCGCATCCAGACCGCCTGCAGTGAATTGGGCGCGGTCTTGCTGATGTCTGCGCCGTTCCGCGAGAAAGCCGGGGCAGGGGATGTGGTGTCGGTCGGGCCGCATGGGCTGAAGGGGTTTGCCGATCCGGCGGAGCTGTTTACGATCATGCGGTAG
- a CDS encoding nuclear transport factor 2 family protein, which translates to MNDMRTRQQTVRDLYAAYLADRKDKVGAMLTEDFTFSSPRDDHIDRAAYFERCWPKEPVFRAIHIEFLAVDGDEAAVRYRAEKLEGGSFANMESLRFRDEKIASVEVYFGRNL; encoded by the coding sequence ATGAACGATATGCGCACGAGGCAGCAGACCGTCCGCGATCTCTACGCCGCCTATCTGGCTGACCGCAAGGATAAAGTCGGCGCCATGCTGACGGAGGATTTCACCTTCTCCAGTCCGCGTGACGACCATATCGACCGGGCGGCCTATTTCGAGCGCTGCTGGCCGAAGGAGCCGGTCTTCCGCGCCATCCATATCGAATTCCTGGCAGTCGATGGCGACGAGGCAGCCGTGCGTTACCGCGCCGAAAAATTGGAGGGCGGCAGTTTCGCCAACATGGAGAGCCTGCGCTTCCGGGATGAGAAGATCGCCTCCGTAGAGGTTTATTTCGGCCGCAATCTGTAG
- a CDS encoding branched-chain amino acid aminotransferase gives MAVDTSPRSTTWTHVDGEWLPGNPPLIGPTSHAMWLGSTVFDGARWFDGIAPDLDLHCQRINRSALAMGLKPVKSAEEIAALAWEGVAKFDGATAIYIKPMYWGEHGSPGSIVSVDAESTRFALCLFEAPMGGHGGTSLTVSPYRRPSPETAMTEAKTGSLYPNSGRMIAEARSRGFDNALVRDLNGNVVETASSNVFLVRDGVVMTPAANRTFLAGITRARVIGLLRKAGFDVVEATLSVEDFLAADEIFTTGNYSKVVGVTRLDDRNLPEGPVTRKALELYMNWAHGRSESEE, from the coding sequence ATGGCCGTCGATACATCACCGCGTTCAACCACCTGGACTCATGTCGACGGGGAGTGGCTCCCCGGCAATCCGCCGCTGATCGGGCCGACCTCGCATGCGATGTGGCTCGGCTCCACGGTTTTCGACGGCGCCCGCTGGTTCGACGGCATCGCCCCGGATCTCGACCTGCATTGCCAGCGCATCAATCGCTCGGCGCTTGCCATGGGGTTGAAGCCAGTGAAATCGGCCGAGGAGATCGCGGCACTCGCTTGGGAAGGCGTTGCGAAATTCGATGGCGCGACGGCAATCTACATCAAGCCGATGTATTGGGGCGAACATGGTTCGCCCGGCAGCATCGTTTCCGTCGATGCTGAATCGACCCGCTTTGCGCTCTGCCTGTTCGAGGCGCCGATGGGCGGCCATGGCGGCACCAGCCTCACCGTCTCGCCCTATCGTCGGCCGTCGCCTGAGACGGCGATGACCGAGGCGAAGACCGGCTCGCTCTATCCGAACAGCGGCCGCATGATCGCCGAGGCCCGCAGCCGCGGCTTCGACAATGCCTTGGTGCGCGATCTCAACGGCAACGTCGTCGAGACCGCCTCATCGAATGTCTTCCTGGTGCGCGACGGCGTGGTGATGACTCCGGCCGCCAACCGCACCTTCCTCGCCGGCATCACCCGCGCCCGCGTCATCGGCCTGTTGCGCAAGGCCGGTTTCGACGTCGTCGAAGCAACCCTCTCCGTCGAGGATTTCCTCGCCGCCGACGAAATCTTCACCACCGGCAACTACTCCAAAGTCGTCGGCGTCACCCGCCTCGACGACCGCAACCTCCCGGAAGGCCCGGTCACCCGCAAGGCGCTGGAGCTCTACATGAACTGGGCCCACGGCAGAAGCGAGAGCGAAGAGTGA